The Helicobacter mustelae genome has a segment encoding these proteins:
- the glyQ gene encoding glycine--tRNA ligase subunit alpha has translation MRPTFSNILLKLQEFWKEQGCIIVQPYDIPAGAGTFHPATLLRSLDTKPWSVAYVAPSRRPTDGRYGENPNRLGSYYQFQVLIKPSPDNIQEIYLKSLEVLGLDLKKHDIRFVEDNWESPTLGAWGLGWEVWLDGMEITQFTYFQQVGGVACDPVAIEITYGVERLVTYIQQVESLLEIEWGENTLQEKVNYADVHLESEYQFSKYHFEIADTKMLWELFSSVQNEARRCLDAELPLPAYDLVMMSSHFFNILDARKAISVSQRQEFILKIRELSKKCALLYKEQEGMREERLQNIS, from the coding sequence ATGCGGCCCACTTTTTCAAATATTTTGCTCAAACTTCAAGAATTCTGGAAGGAGCAAGGATGCATCATTGTGCAGCCCTATGACATCCCAGCGGGCGCTGGGACATTTCATCCAGCCACCTTGCTAAGGAGCCTAGATACTAAGCCATGGTCGGTTGCATATGTGGCCCCCTCACGTCGCCCCACAGATGGCAGATATGGAGAAAACCCCAATCGCCTAGGGAGTTACTATCAATTCCAAGTGCTCATCAAGCCAAGCCCAGACAACATCCAAGAGATCTACCTCAAAAGCCTAGAGGTACTGGGTCTAGATCTCAAAAAGCATGACATTCGCTTTGTAGAAGATAATTGGGAATCCCCAACACTTGGGGCTTGGGGCTTGGGATGGGAAGTGTGGCTAGATGGGATGGAAATCACGCAATTTACTTATTTTCAGCAAGTAGGAGGAGTGGCATGCGATCCCGTGGCCATTGAGATCACCTATGGAGTGGAGCGCCTAGTCACCTATATTCAGCAAGTAGAATCGCTCCTAGAGATAGAATGGGGGGAGAATACACTCCAAGAGAAGGTGAATTATGCTGATGTGCATTTGGAAAGTGAATATCAATTTAGCAAATATCATTTTGAAATCGCAGATACAAAAATGCTTTGGGAATTATTTTCTAGCGTACAAAATGAAGCAAGGCGCTGCCTGGATGCAGAATTGCCCCTTCCTGCATATGATCTTGTCATGATGAGTTCGCATTTCTTCAACATCCTGGATGCAAGAAAGGCCATCTCTGTCTCCCAGCGCCAGGAATTCATCCTCAAGATCCGCGAACTCTCTAAGAAGTGCGCGCTGCTATACAAAGAACAAGAGGGGATGCGAGAGGAGCGATTGCAAAACATCTCATGA
- the serS gene encoding serine--tRNA ligase, which produces MIDVRLLVSDFDAVSQKLQKKKVGAVLLQDLKARAQEYKSAKQGLETLQAEQNKNSKIFGSLMAQKDSQNSSEVENLKARLNQQKKEISQAMEVMRMKQEALEELLYVIPNIPDEKTPRGEDERENLELSKILEPRAFDFIPKEHWELAQQNGWIDFERGVKLAKSRFSVLRGMGARLNRALINFMLDCNQKAGFELVSAPVIVNEKMLFGTGQLPKFAEDMFRIDGNMDPLHVGEEEEKQDLYLISTSEITLTNLYYDEILQAEDLPLLLTTQTPCFRKEAGSAGRDTRGMIRQHQFDKVELVAITKPEQSDAIQQKMIDTASGILRTLGLPHRLVQLCGGDLGFCASNTVDLEVWLPGQNCYREISSISNTRDFQARRAKIRYKEDKKNHLVHTLNGSSLAVGRTLIAIMENYQNKDGSITIPEALKPYL; this is translated from the coding sequence ATGATTGATGTGAGGTTGTTGGTAAGTGATTTTGATGCAGTGAGTCAGAAATTGCAGAAGAAAAAAGTAGGGGCTGTTTTGCTACAGGATTTAAAGGCGCGTGCGCAGGAATACAAAAGCGCCAAACAAGGGCTAGAAACCCTGCAAGCAGAGCAGAATAAGAACTCCAAGATTTTTGGCTCTTTGATGGCACAAAAAGATTCCCAAAATTCCAGCGAAGTAGAAAATCTCAAAGCAAGGCTAAACCAGCAAAAAAAAGAGATTTCTCAAGCTATGGAAGTTATGAGAATGAAGCAAGAGGCATTAGAAGAGCTGCTTTATGTCATTCCCAACATCCCTGATGAAAAAACCCCAAGAGGAGAGGATGAGAGGGAGAATCTTGAGCTTAGCAAAATCCTTGAGCCAAGAGCCTTTGATTTTATCCCCAAGGAGCATTGGGAATTAGCCCAACAAAATGGCTGGATTGATTTTGAGCGGGGCGTAAAGCTTGCTAAGAGTCGCTTTTCTGTGTTGCGTGGCATGGGTGCAAGACTCAATCGCGCACTCATTAATTTCATGCTGGATTGCAATCAAAAAGCAGGATTTGAGCTGGTTTCAGCCCCTGTGATTGTCAATGAAAAGATGCTTTTTGGCACCGGACAGTTGCCAAAATTTGCAGAAGATATGTTTCGCATCGATGGCAATATGGATCCGCTTCATGTCGGAGAGGAAGAAGAAAAACAAGATCTCTATCTCATCTCCACGTCAGAGATCACGCTTACAAATCTCTATTATGATGAGATTCTCCAAGCAGAGGATTTGCCTCTTTTGCTCACTACACAAACTCCTTGCTTTCGCAAAGAAGCAGGGAGTGCAGGGAGGGATACCAGAGGCATGATCCGCCAGCACCAATTTGATAAGGTAGAATTGGTTGCCATCACAAAGCCTGAGCAAAGTGATGCAATCCAGCAGAAAATGATAGATACAGCAAGCGGGATTTTGCGTACACTGGGGCTTCCTCATCGCCTAGTCCAGCTTTGTGGCGGGGATTTGGGATTTTGTGCGAGCAATACTGTAGATCTTGAAGTATGGCTGCCAGGGCAGAATTGCTATCGAGAAATCAGCTCCATTAGCAACACCAGGGATTTTCAGGCGCGCAGAGCAAAAATCCGATACAAAGAGGACAAAAAAAATCACCTTGTACACACGCTCAATGGCTCCTCTCTGGCTGTGGGGCGCACGCTCATTGCCATTATGGAGAATTATCAAAACAAAGATGGCAGCATCACCATCCCAGAGGCACTCAAGCCTTATTTGTGA